The Dreissena polymorpha isolate Duluth1 chromosome 9, UMN_Dpol_1.0, whole genome shotgun sequence genome contains the following window.
TTATGATACTATATTCGTCTGCAACCGACTTTGACATCCCCCCGCCGCAAATAATCGGTttataagtcgtccgtttacattcggcgcagtatgcagctAAGGCATAATGGCTTGTTTCCCACACATGTACCTATGTATACACCTGAATgaagaggagcaagcgtgggattaatgaTTTGGTAGGAAAGTTCAGTGATCTTaacgggattcgaaccagggaccttccgattcTAGAAAAGTATTCTACAACTAGACCACAATCCCAGCGCCGTGTTATAGATATTGCTTGGGGCACGGGTCATATTTCATTATATTGCCCTTCTGTTTGATAGTCCGCTGTACCtaatttaattaatgtattttgtatGGATCTTATGCTGATCTGCGGTTTTTGGTTGGCAACTGGCCATTTAGAATAAATACAGAACCTTTTTAGATGGAGTTGCACATACAAATGTCTCTTTTATGTTCATAATATTGACTTGTAAATAGATATAATGTAACAATAATATCTTACTTATTTCGCAGTTCCTGCCGGTTGTACCGCGCTGACACGTACACGTGTAGTTGTTCACCGAGTCCTTACAGATACCTTCGAGCTTGCACGGGAAATTGTCACACTCGTCAATGTCTTGAGTACaagcaaataaaaacaaactgttaGCATTAAACTATTTGATTAGTTTGGCTTGTTTTCgatgattttaaagcaaaaactGCAAATAACGACTTGTTGATTTTCATTACTCTAAATGTAAATACAACTCCAACATCCGAGATTATACATAAAAACACATATTGTATTCTTATTCATGATGTAGTTACCTGCATCGTTATTGATTTTGTGACGACGCTTTTTACTGTTAATTAGCAAACACTTGATCAATATCCATAATCAAGTATGCTACATTTTCCTAAGCACATTCGATATTTAAAATAAGTTAGTTTATTGAGAAATAACAGTTCTGTAGATTTGGTTTATTAGATTTGAAGCACCGGTCTCTGGGTGTGTTTGTGCGCTTGTGATTTAGAAAGTGTCTTGGCTAATACCTGTTTCACAGTTGATCCCAGAATAGCCAGGTGGACAAAGGCACACATATCGGTTGATGCGGTCTTCACATGTTCCGGAATTTTGACACGGGCTGGAGTCACATTCGTCTTCCTCTAAAATAAAATCTAATAGTTCAAAATGCAGTGTAAAATGTATCCATGTGTAATGACTGTCAAATACATATTGGATGTTTCCCTCATTTCAATGAAAATGAGCGTCAAGACAGGTTTGACTTTAAAAAAAGGTATGTTTGAAAGTTCGAACATAAAGTCAATTAGTGTCATTTAATACGTGAGTCgttacatttacatgtttaaaactAAATGAGCGTGTTATGATTATTTTCATTGTAGTCCTATTTGACACATTAACCATTGGTGAGATGTTTCGAATATGCAATAAACTTCGTGTATACTGCCGTAATATTTGGACTTATACAGTATGGGATTGGTCGGAATAATAATATCTGCATCGTCCAGCTAAACCATCCCATCAATATATCATAcgattatctttttttttaaattttaatcaacGGTGTGACTAAGAAGAAAGCAGACTATTGAGAGGCGATCTGTGTGTACCTGAAAAAGCATTAGGCTTTATGTCTGGTATCTTCTCGATGATACTTATAACAACTTCTATTTTCAGTCCCATGTCTTCTGCGCTCAGTTCGACTTTGGCTTGTGTCGTGGTTTCAGACGTTGTATCCGCCGGTCTTTTCTTTTCGATCTTTACCTTCTTTTTGAATTCCGATTTGACATCGGCAATCAGACTTCCGTTCCTGAAATTGGTAAATATTTCAAATACGATATTTTACTTTCATAAGTTTGGAACTAGATACAATATGTGATATTACTTTACTACACAGAATCACACAAACGGAATTGTGTAACGAGCATTTTTTACGACGAGAAAATGTTGATAATGCGTGATAAAGCACATTAATAGCAAATGCAACGTTTCTAAAATTATTGAAGTACTGCTATCTGACTAATAGACGACTTGTCTTACCGAAATCCAAGGACGGTGGTTCCAACATACATGTCCTTATATTCACTGTCAGTGAACTTGTCATCATACTGAAAATAATGATGGTCTATAATTTGATATAGGAATGTTTAGTGCATACGTTATTTCTAAATTAAAGCACATGCAAAGCTTGTTTTTAACATCCTGTCGATGATGCATAATATGACTATTAACTGTTTAAATATGGATATAACCaatttttatgttaataattacTATATTGTCCTAGTATAATGACCATGTTATGGTGAACAATTACAATAATGTGTTGTGTATGCATGAGCGATTTCAACAACAacgattattgcataaactctatctgtaatgccctctggcggggtgcagaaacttggcaaaaggagggcttgaacgaaAGAAATCGTGTATAAACAATGCGAtgcacgtgccgttcaagccctgttatgtgtttttcatatccataatctggtccacgcgcagttacttcccttctccagccttcgacgactttccaagcataaatggagaactgaataagcaccagttttctcatgcatgcagggataatgactatttcaatccacttttcatgTTAtactgcatttcaactttgcattaatccactgtttaaacacattttaaatcgaaaactgcctatccgaaggtaaagcctcgtcatttcggatgatgaccgagtgaggcatatgtaaaacacaaccttgaactgtattgaaataatcgaattattttgtcgatgtcgaatgaacaaaacatattgttttcaatgttatttaaaattattttagtatgtgtgatttgtttatgcaataatagcgaaaatacacattttctcggacatgatcatctgcgggcgctctcaaaatccgttcctgccgggaacggatttttcgagcgcccgcagatgatcatgccctcgaaaacgtgtattatccctatattgtaATGAAAATGATCGATACATACTAAATGAACACTTATGATGTCATCATAATGAGTACAATGTAAGAGGTATTGCGCAATGCGACTCACGTGGTTTTTTAAAGAATGTACTCTTTCAAACCCATAACCATAAGTTAACCATAACTTGTCCTGTATACTATGGTGCGCTTTGTGAAAACAAACTGACATGTGCATTCTCTCATCAAGTACTTGGATGATACAGTTTAATTATTGTAGTAATAGAAGTGCATTGGATAAAGGAACTATTTAACCATGACCGTTGAAGGCAAGTTTTTGACGCATGGATTCGTAAGAAATGCTTGCATTACAAGTATTTTCggtaaaaatgatatttcagCATGATTGATGCTTCGGGGATTTAAGTTAAATGAGTAAAATgaatttgcaaatgtattttaattgatTATGAGGAATAGTCTAATCCATGCTTCTACTTACTTGTTAATAGTTATTATAACAGCGATTGCGTGTTAAATCTGTGCAGTATTAATCAATTTATGACTGTCGTTGCGGTTCTTATTTACCCattcctttttatttttattccgaACATATTGCCTGATTAAAGTCGCAATTTTAAGTAGCAATACATATcggtttttattattttattgtattgttatacatATTTCGTTTGTTTTCGTTTTATACAAACGCATGCCTGGGTCGTCATATCAGTCTTTATAACTCTATTCTTTCAGCTTCTCTTCGGCTTATCTTATCTTTTATTATCATATCTTTAAATACCATTATACAAGTGATCACTCTGCACCTACCATATGCTATTTTTAATCCGATTTTCAGATATTTCACCATTCAAGTTCATTTTTGCATCGATTATCTGTATTGTTGAGAACCCTAACTTGTATTCCATGATTGTCCGTCGCCAATACTTCTCTGTAAAACTGTTTGTTTCTTACCATTTTCTCAAGGTCGGCAGCGGCTTTCAAGGACTTGTCAGATGACATGTTGAGGTAATCTACATCAAACTCTTTCCCGACCAACGTCACTTCGGTTTTGATGTCCTTTGTAACTAAATATGTTTGATAATAGTTTTGAGAAAATATTCGCAAGAAGGTACATTATCTGTAATGTTATCTTTAAAGCTGTTCTATATGATAAAGGCAATTATGCTAAAACGATCAATAATCTCCTTATGATAATTGCCTAAACAACagacataaaaaataatcattataaatttatttgttACATATCAGAATTTTGAAAAGTTAAGATATGACCAGACAGCAAAGCATGTCGCCATTTGTATCGACTACTATATATAACAATTGTTCCGACCAAGTAACTCATCGTGATTTGTCATCTGGATATTGTCCATGATTATTTTGTCGGGCAATCCGTTCGTTCATGCTCATTATTTTGTGGTACGGATGTATATTGTTAAGTCAAACTATGTACAAAGGGTTAAACAAACTTACCATCGATTTCCACATATTCTATGGGCTGATCGTTTCCAtctaaaatcataaaaataaaataaatataaattttagtaCTACATAACTTAAACACGAAGCCCACTTTAATGAATTATCCGTTGATTTATAGTATGAACACAAAATTACTCataaacttttaaaacattaaaagaacTGCCCAACTTTGTGTTCACAAAAAGAAATGTTCTGCACTGCAATGTTCATCAATTGTCTTCTCAAATCAATGCTATGTCATGCATCAGATTTTGTTCGATACTTCTTCAAGTACTACCGGTAGTTCTTTTAATAATACTTCAACTGCTATTTCAATAGCTACTTCTACAACTGAAAACAAAAgaattaatgaattaatattgCTGAAATCATTATAAATAGTAAATAAGGTAACGACAAAAAAGAAGAAACTGAAGACGAATACGAATCTGTGTCGCAAATTGTTTATAATAGACATAACTTCCTTGTGTGTAAGTGCCATTAATAAGCAAGACTATTGATGTTTAAGAATCGGTTCAGGTGTACTGGCGGCCATTCAGTGTTCGAATGAAGAATCGGTGTCGCACATTGTTAATCAAAGGCATGCGTTACTTCCTTGTGCGTACGTGACATTAATAAGCAAGAATATCGATATCTTTAGGAATCGGGTAAGTTGTATTCGACTCAGGTTTCAGCGGCCATTCAGTGTATGAATGCTTTAATTTGTATTCCTAAAGTGTAACGAATAATGGATAGACACAAGCAGCGGGGCAATTTACACCCGAGTTAAAGCTAGGATTACATTTCACGTATATCCGCTCGAAGTCTCTATTTGACGCTAGaccaaagataaaaaaaatctgtttattGTAAACTGTTACAGAATACACCTGGCGATGACCTTTTAAATGCGAgagaaaataaatattgtgttacGTTTCCATAATCGCGTTCAGGGCAAGCCATTAAACTGCTTATATGGTTACTGTTTCTTACAACATTTAATTATTAAGTTAAATCACAACACCATCAACAATTTTATTACGCGACATTGTTATTTACCTTGTCGTCTGTGTAGTTTTATGAGTGCAGTAAGAATCAGTTTTGGTGATAGTTAAAGATTGATTCAATAATAAGCTATATATCTATTAATAGTGTTGGTTTCAAAAGTAATATTGGTCGAAATGATCGTTTATGGCTGATCTATTTTATGGCACATAAAATACTTTTGTGTTGCGTTTATaatgattgtgtttttttattgttggtGGTGTTTCTTTTGTTATTCGGTAGACCAAGCATTAGCAACGTGTTGGTTTATTATATTGTTAAGTTAAACCTCTGATGCACAAACAATAAAAGTCATCCGCACATGTCAATCCTATTATTTGTTATatcattttgctaaaaggaatctGTTATGTTCCTGCGAAAAGATGAACGAAATATAATCATGGAACAGACTCATTGGCTCAATAGTTTAAACTTTCCGTGACATAAGCCGAATCCGCCCACGTATGTAAGTTTGGAAGATATGGAACGTTAATGAGATACACTCGGGTGTTTGCTCTAATATTCATCAATCAATATATTTCCGAGGATGATATCATTTTCATTCCTTTGAAGTAATATAAAGTTaatctatttaaaaaatgaattttctaatatttatagcaaaacttttaacgctagatgtggtctggtaacaatgaTTTAATGTGATACAAAAAGCTCGTATTTTTGCGCgacaatatattttatgttaatatcCCGCCATAATATCCGAATgcttacgagcaaacgcgagattaGCTTTGGGCAGCGTCGGAAAAACGATGTATTCATTAgcactacgtcgtgcttccgaagaTGCACGAAGcgatctcgcgttcgctcgtaaatgttcggatatcgtggccGCAATTTCACATGAAATATTTgttacacacacaaataaaaatgaGCACTCTGTATCGCGTTGAATCTATGCTACCAGACCGCATCTaacgttgaaatgttggctattgctatacggAACTTGGATTTGTTATGTGTTAacttatttttcgaaatattgtactaAATATTCGTTGACTTTGAGTGTTTATTGGCTTTTAAATCGCAAACATCTTAATGTGCGCATATGGAAATAACACATCACACACGCTATTACTAACGATTCCTCCTCTTCTTTAATTTAAGTCGATCCCTCTCGACTGAtaacagtaaaaataaaaaaaaactaatcctCCAATTCTCATGATTGGTTGTGAATAGTTTGTTTCTTTAGTTCAGTAAACGTTTAAAAGAAAACATCACCCATTCGCCAGCTTGATGAGTTTGACTACCGGGTAGTTTGGGTTCTGATTGAGCTTATTTGATTGGCAGTAGGACAATTTAGGCATGATCTTTATCCCATGAAAACATCAAACATTAACCAAATACCAACCTTCAGCAACAGCAGACGCGATGACGGCGCCGACGATGGCCCCGACGATCAGTACAAATGTCACTGTGACGGCGACCGCAATAATAACAAGTCGGCGTCGGTTTTCGGATGCGCGTCTGGTTTCCCTGTGGGAGATGTTAAACATTTAGCATTGTGTTATAGACTTATAACATAAGATGAATTACCATTGTTAATTTAACACAATTGGATTGTGTAAGAACCCAGTTAGTTGACAATTACAACTGACAGATtagccccgtgttcacaaaacaattttgcaatcGAACATcaattttaactgacatcgattttcattttttcctatcaactacaatggacatccattttcaatgacgagcaaaatcgattttcgattgcaaaaaatgtgttgtgaacacggggccagctTTTTGTatatctgtttttttttgtttttttttttattatatatatatatatatatgtatatatatatattcacacatatggccagttacggggtctctgatttagaaataggttatggggttcccactttaaatacatgtatctccatacccttttttatccgatataaacacgaattaaggtatataggggtacctactattattattgtatataaatacgtcatttatttaacgtcttatacaaggaaatatatagcgaacttatttgcgaggtatatacaatttcaatttcagacctgattgtggttttcgatttaagaccttattgtgagatttgattgcattacctcccctacacccccctcatagtaattaaaggagcctagattgcggggttgtatatagaccccgttttttatattgacctcgtaagtacagtctgaaaactacagagaccgcgtaactggcactatgtattggtatatatatatatatatatatatatatatatatatatatatatatatatatatatatatatatatatatatatatatatatatatatttatatttatatatatatatatatatatatatatatatatatatatatatatatatatatatatatatatatatatatatatatatatatatatatttatatatatatatatatatatatatatgacgtaGACATTTACGTGAAACAATACAACAATGGATGCTGTAGTTGGCTGCGAATCCCTGTATAAAATGGGTCGCCTAATCGAAAGTTCATTTGTGTGCGGCTAGAAAACCAGCACTTTGACTTAATTCGGCAGCATGAAAGACCTACGCCCATGACAACAGAAGAAACGATACTTTCCTCGGAGAAAATGCAGACCACACAGTGCATGACACAAACAAAGACAAAACATGACGAAAACAAAATGAATGTTGTTACCAACCTATCAAAAAATACGTTAACTGAGGCTCAGATGTCTCTGCTGTCGAAAGGATTGAAGTTCATACCGACTAGAAAAACAATAGACAAAGGGAAATTACTCACAGACTTGTCAGCGTGGGAACGCTGTATGCGCTTAAGAGAATATTTCTATGCAGAAGACGCAGAACATAGAACCAGGGAAGATGGGAACCTATACAAAAAGAAGACCTCGACGTGGACTCCAAAGGCAGGCCGCGACAAATGGCTGGACACATATATAATAGCGGTCAAAGACGACATAATTTGCggtttaaaacgaaaatttaaatataatctgAGCAGATTGGAAGAACAGGCAATCAAAGAATTACTCCACGACGATGACATAGTAATTCGCCCTGTCGACAAGGGGTCGGGGATAGTGATAATGGACAGGGAAGACTATGTCAAGCTGCTGAAGTGTGAAATGTCGGACTGTGAGACATACGTCGAGGTGACGGATGATAAAACAAGGATTGTGGAAAACAAAGTTAAGAAAGTGGCCTATACCCTATACAAGAAGGGGTCGATCGACAGTGACCTTAAAAGGTATCTCACCAGCGGCGGTGGAACTTCCGGTAAGCTTCAGGGCAACCCGAAGCTTCATAAACCTGGGATGCCTCTCCGCACTATTGTAAACGGCCGCAATCACCCGACAGAGAAGATGGCGGAAATAGTGGAGAATGAATTGCGTGATCATGTGATGTCACTCCCGTCGTATGTGAGAGACACAACCGACTTCCTAAAGAAAATATCACAGATACAGCAGCCGTTACCAGACGGTACCATCATAATTTGTTTGGATGTGAAGGCTCTTTACCCCAGCGTACCAAGAGAAGAGGCCCGTGCTGCAGTTATTGAAGCCCTCAATCGGCGAGTGCAACCGGAAGTACCAACCAACGACATGATCACAATGATGGACACTGTTctaaataacaacaccatttcaTTCAATGGAGACCACTACATGCAAAATGAAGGAACTGCTATAGGATCGCATTTAGGTATGAATTACGCATCGACCTACATGAGAGCCTGGGAGACagagttattttcaaaatcaaataaacatccaaTAGCCTACTTCCGGTTCGTTGATGATGTTTGGGGCTTGTGGACACATGGTTTGGAGGCACTAAAGACATTCCATGCGTTTGCAAATGAAATCCATCCACGAATACAGCTAGAGCTCCGCTACTCCACAGAGCAGCTCGAATTCCTAGACACCATGACGTCTATTCGAAAAGGAAGGCTGGTTTCAGACCTATACACCAAACCAACAGATCGGCACCTATACCTGCACATGGACTCGTCGCATACCGAGTCTACGAAGAAGGCCATTCCGTACGGCTTAGGTGTGAGGCTGAAAAGAATATGTTCGGAAGAGACGGACTACAAAAAACACAGAGATGAGATAAAAGAGCAACTACAGAAGCGAGGATACAATGGCCGATTCGTCGAGACAGAACTGAAGAAAGTTGATAGCAAGAAGCGAAAAGATCTGCTGCGTACGAAAGTGCCTTCAAAAAGTACttccagggtaccgctcgttatcactttctccagagcgctaccaaatgtcggccatatcctccggaaacaccTGCCAACACTCCACACTTCAGATCATATGAAAAACGTATTTCCTAaacccccgttagcagcatttagaagagactgcaaccttcaagacatattggttgataaaaaacacaaccggatgtttttccgagttcccaacaggagcggaccttgtggggcACAGAGGTGAGCAATCTGTTCATACATGATGGAGGCTGAAAAGTTCAGCGACaccaccggcaaaagctacaatgtgcggaacgaggtcacctgcaaatccaccaatgtagtctaagctgtacactgcgaacggtgtaagaccatcgtatacgtaggagaaacgggatataccctgtaccagcgacatcttcttaacctatcccggatacggactcgacacaacgacccggtagccgagcacttctacacaaacggccacagcgacgcagacttccgggtcatgggactcgaaaaattaaatggaaccgacgagtaccggaagaccatcgaacaactttggaagcgcaaactgaggacgttcaaaccatatggactaaacacaaaagactaaaattggcgtgcaatgtaacgtgcgataatataacgtcacttccgctaaagatgatatgcttattcacaaataaacgccgctgaagaagaccgagaggtcgaaagctacggcaaatttaataaaagcgttttattttttataaacggctaaaagcgactttattatatatatatatatatatatatatatatatatatatatatatatatgtgtgtgtgtgttgtgtgtgtgtgtgtgtgtgtgtgtgtgtgtgtgtgtgtgtgtgtgtgtgtgtgtgtgtgtgtgtgtgtgtgtgtgtgtgtgtgtgtgtgtgtgtgtgtgtgtgtgtgtgtgtgtgtgtgtgtgtgtgtgtgtgtgtgtgtgtgtgtgtgtgtgtgtgtgtgtgtacgtaTTTAGATTTGTTTAGTATTTTCAAAAATTGAATGTTTTTAGCACAGCTAAATAAAATCATATCAATCGATATTAAGCACGTGATAATCATTGATTGATTTGTAGTTAAATTTGATGGTCTAAAATAGCATGTATTGGCTGCATTGCTAATGATAAAGTAAAGGCTAAACTGTAAGGACACTTGCTGTGACAATCATATAATGTTCAAATTTTACACACATTTAAATCCAATCAGATCTTAACCGATTTTATTTAAGAAGAAAGTAAATATTCTTAGCGTTTCAACGACGATGGAAGTACGTCTGTTTTACTTCATTCTAACTTCTTTGCGTAAATGATTAAAACTGGGATCATTGCCATTGGAATGTAAATGAAAAGCGAAAAGCATTGAGTGTTTGAATTACCTGATTGCTAGCCGAATGCCAAAATTACGCCCAGAATAAATCAAAACCAAAAGCATTACagtcaattaaaacataaaaacttaCACACGACGCAGGAATCGAATATCAAACACTAAATGGTAACGTACTGGTGTCGTATGTATCGGATATCTATTAAGACCAGGGTATCGGCTTCAAAGTGACAAGCACACAAAGAAGCACGCATATACTGCCAAATTTGCCAAACCACCAAGCCAATGATCTATCTTTAGAAAATTGTTAAAGAAACTAGGTGAAAGAAAGATCGCAGATATGATTTATCCACAAAACAAAATATGGATCTTCTGTCCGTGAACACTGAAATAATGTAAGTGTGTTCTCACAATTGATTTAAGTACTCGTGACCTACGTTTTTGAAGTTTgagcatatttatttaacttaaattgTTCCAATTCTTAATAACACGCAACGTTCATGTCATGGACATTGCATTACGAAAAATTTGTACAACATATTAAACTATGATGTTAAAGTTAATAAGAACAATAGCCATCGTTTGCAATCAACGAGACTTACGTCATGAAACAGGAAAAATTAACAGGAAATGTCCAAAATATATTAAAGTCATGGaagtgacaattttttttttataaaactcatTGGTAATGTTGAGTATTATTCATGATGAATATAAAAGGAAGCACACCGCGGAAAAGTGCAAATGACTAGCAATTTTCATTACACTCACATgggcaaaataaaaaaagaccAGAGATGTTCATTAAACAGAAAGGCAAAGCGCCAATTTCTAAAAAAGTTCATAACACGAACGGAGGAAAATGGGTACATGATTAAAAACGTTCATAACTTACATGGTAATACAGTCTGAACAACTGGAAACGTACATCACAAAATCTTCAAACAAACTGTGTCGCAATGTAATTGGCAGCAAACCTTCCGTTAAAcatagtttgtttgttttaatttagtttttcttGTTATGCTATTTACGGAGTGCGCGTCATTGTGTGATGCCTTTTAATTTTAGCGCGATATTACATAGCCTGGTTTCAtccaatataaaacaaaattaataaatcaattacactacatcacatttatattaatttcacgCAGAACTAAAAAAATCAGTTAGGTTTGAAGATTCACCTTTGCTCAGATAAAAGCTGTATTGGGCATATGATCAGCcatcaattttattgtttatgaaGGAACCGTCTACCAATGCATCAATAATAACCTCTCTGGATGGTTGCTGGAATTAACTTCAGTTTCCGGTTATTTCAGAGATGAGTCTGCTGGAGACTGGGGTGCCACTGATACTTATCCGGTTAGACTTAGAACAAttaaatagggcgagctttagcgagttctatttttctttttcgggccaaACCGGATAAATTTTCTCAATCTCGGCAcaaaccatgtattcgatttatcctgcttcatgccgttgacacatgttatcaaagacaaatgataaattaaattaacattacaatGATTCTTGTagagcctcctacatgtacaaaacaatcctgacgaccgaataactaccgattgtgtcacgtaaaagaTAGTTCCACTGTAAACTGTTCCtcttaatactttcctattgaaaatatgagaagaaataaaaaaggaatcgacaatgtgatatttttcttggtctACAATTACGATAGCAGCCGATATTGTTAAAATACTACACCCTTGAGTAGTGTATTAGAAAGGTTACACTCAACTATGTGTcgcagcgtgcgtaggaatacactacttcctgttgaccggagatcgGAAAATGTATTCGACCCTtctttattaggtcaatgtttgcaacagaggcaggataaaacacatttatttatcacGATATTTCTACACACAAACTATTaaaattggacttaatgaatcaatggaaaaaaataagTCATTACCGTATGTGTTAGTTTTTGTCCTTAAATGTATTCCAATAACAGTTTAAATTTCCTGTTCTCTTCTCCCAGACCAGAAGCGGACGACGAAAGTCCTTCCAAACTTAAGTCAGAGGTGCAGGAGGCAGTGCGCAGTCTTAAGGCAGGAGCACCTACAGGAGTGGTCACCGTCTTTCCGAATTGATTACGCAACGACTGAAGCAGCTACGGCACTTTACCAAAAGATCTGGGAGGAGAAGAAGTGGCC
Protein-coding sequences here:
- the LOC127844789 gene encoding uncharacterized protein LOC127844789; protein product: MTTEETILSSEKMQTTQCMTQTKTKHDENKMNVVTNLSKNTLTEAQMSLLSKGLKFIPTRKTIDKGKLLTDLSAWERCMRLREYFYAEDAEHRTREDGNLYKKKTSTWTPKAGRDKWLDTYIIAVKDDIICGLKRKFKYNLSRLEEQAIKELLHDDDIVIRPVDKGSGIVIMDREDYVKLLKCEMSDCETYVEVTDDKTRIVENKVKKVAYTLYKKGSIDSDLKRYLTSGGGTSGKLQGNPKLHKPGMPLRTIVNGRNHPTEKMAEIVENELRDHVMSLPSYVRDTTDFLKKISQIQQPLPDGTIIICLDVKALYPSVPREEARAAVIEALNRRVQPEVPTNDMITMMDTVLNNNTISFNGDHYMQNEGTAIGSHLGMNYASTYMRAWETELFSKSNKHPIAYFRFVDDVWGLWTHGLEALKTFHAFANEIHPRIQLELRYSTEQLEFLDTMTSIRKGRLVSDLYTKPTDRHLYLHMDSSHTESTKKAIPYGLGVRLKRICSEETDYKKHRDEIKEQLQKRGYNGRFVETELKKVDSKKRKDLLRTKVPSKSTSRFPVISEMSLLETGVPLILIRPEADDESPSKLKSEVQEAVRSLKAGAPTGVKGDFFRTSADVRQGCLLSPVLFNLFLAKKMHETPHDHHTSISIGERPIPT
- the LOC127844788 gene encoding cubilin-like, with the protein product MFNISHRETRRASENRRRLVIIAVAVTVTFVLIVGAIVGAVIASAVAEDGNDQPIEYVEIDVTKDIKTEVTLVGKEFDVDYLNMSSDKSLKAAADLEKMYDDKFTDSEYKDMYVGTTVLGFRNGSLIADVKSEFKKKVKIEKKRPADTTSETTTQAKVELSAEDMGLKIEVVISIIEKIPDIKPNAFSDFILEEDECDSSPCQNSGTCEDRINRYVCLCPPGYSGINCETDIDECDNFPCKLEGICKDSVNNYTCTCQRGTTGRNCEINIDDCASRPCMHGNCTDKVAGFTCSCYPGYSGSTCQTDIDDCVGVVCQNGGTCRDMINGFICSCAHGFVGLMCETSKYTR